The Deltaproteobacteria bacterium genomic interval TTTTTATAATTTTCCAGAAACCCTGCCTCGTCATTTTATCGCCTCTTGCAGTAATGAAAAGATATTCACTCTCCCTCCCCTTGAGAATTTTTACCCTGCCATGAGTAATATAGGATTTGACCCATTCCATGGCAACTTCACCCATGGGAACGACCCTCTCTTTAGAACCTTTTCCCATGACAACGAGAAAGCCGACTTCGAGATTTAGCCGGTTGATGGTCACCGTAACAAGTTCGGAAACTCTCAGCCCCGTCGCATAGAGAAGTTCGATCATAGCCCTGTCTCTTATGCCGAGAGCTTCATTCACGTCGGGAGCTTTTAAAAGGCTTTCCACTTCAGAGGGGCTTAAGATATCGGGCAGGCGTCTAAAAGAACGGGGGAGGTCGATATTTTCCGTGGGCAGTTGTTCAATATAGCTTTCATTTTTCAAAAAGCGGTAAAGCATCCTTACGGCTACCATGTTTCTCGCCGTCGACCGGCTGCCAAGTCCACTCTTGCCGAGGTGCGTCATGAAAGCAAGAACGTCCTCTCTCCCGGCATTGATAATCTCCCGCTTTCGGTCCTTTAAAAAATTCTCAAAGCGGATGAGATCGCGATTGTAAGCG includes:
- the xerD gene encoding site-specific tyrosine recombinase XerD, which produces MRDVLGDFIDYIVVEKGLSKNTVDAYNRDLIRFENFLKDRKREIINAGREDVLAFMTHLGKSGLGSRSTARNMVAVRMLYRFLKNESYIEQLPTENIDLPRSFRRLPDILSPSEVESLLKAPDVNEALGIRDRAMIELLYATGLRVSELVTVTINRLNLEVGFLVVMGKGSKERVVPMGEVAMEWVKSYITHGRVKILKGRESEYLFITARGDKMTRQGFWKIIKKNAFKAGIYKNISPHKLRHSFATHLLEGGADLRSVQTMLGHADISTTQIYTHINSERLKKIYKDYHPRA